One genomic window of Megachile rotundata isolate GNS110a chromosome 12, iyMegRotu1, whole genome shotgun sequence includes the following:
- the LOC100878405 gene encoding ribonuclease H2 subunit C translates to MAIRLHVKHDLSEVKENVLHLMPCKIHGNESAKVSSYFTPYIRNIDDEHYNSSFRGYPLQGKKIMIPSGYKGLTFLEHKKPEIGNVERNLYSTGTFSYFTYWNYDKLPSKDDALASAMDWIDIAEALHSTKS, encoded by the exons ATGGCTATTCGTTTGCATGTAAAACATGATTTATCCGAAGTAAAAGAGAATGTGTTACACTTGATGCCGTGTAAAATTCATGGAAATGAATCTGCGAAGGTTTCTTCTTACTTTACACCTTATATTCGTAACATAGACGATGAGC ATTATAATTCGTCGTTTCGTGGATATCCACTTCAGGGGAAAAAAATAATGATACCTTCTGGATACAAAGGTCTTACGTTTCTTGAACACAAAAAACCAGAAATAGGAAACGTGGaacgtaatttatattctaCAGGAACTTTTTCATATTTCACCTATTGGAATTATGATAAGCTACCATCAAAGGATGATGCTTTAGCATCAGCAATGGATTGGATTGATATTGCTGAAGCA cTACATTCAACAAAATCATAA